A window of Diabrotica virgifera virgifera chromosome 9, PGI_DIABVI_V3a contains these coding sequences:
- the LOC126891041 gene encoding uncharacterized protein LOC126891041, with the protein MENQVKSKRGGSKFIHDGFAYVFDKASKADNTLKFYRCEQKDRCKARIHVQNNAVIKFLNDHSHEPTPAKIEVDAAKTKIKQLSESSREPTVQVINQCIDNLSQAAQASMPDQCALRKIVRRKRHEVLAPPPAPASAVDLVLPERYTTIDAHGENEQFLLADNGPREDRILIFGRRSNLRYLQQAENLYVDGTFKSAPPLFAQVYIILASVYGGVIPILYGLLPNKRRQTYGEFFRMVKDVAPDFKPMRIFCDFEIAAILAIQEQLAESAISGCFFHLSQNLQRHMAQLGLRSQYNNEADFAVHVKMILSLAFVPIDRIDDALDHLYATLPLEIQELLNHFEDNYVGRPNRRGGGRRQPLFPPEIWNLYQRVRDGVDRTNNHAEAANRRIQNELGMDHPTIWKFIDALKKIQAGRDVFLERLIAGNEPPSKLKKYIQADQRIESLVLDYENRNLNDFLRGIAYNFEMRQN; encoded by the exons ATGGAGAATCAAGTGAAGAGTAAACGAGGCGGAAGCAAATTTATTCACGATGGCTTTGCCTATGTATTTGACAAAGCTAGTAAAGCAGATAATACATTGAAATTTTACCGCTGCGAACAGAAAGACCGATGTAAGGCACGAATTCATGTTCAGAACAACGCTGTGATCAAGTTCTTAAATGATCATTCGCATGAGCCCACTCCTGCCAAAATTGAAGTCGATGCTGCCAAGACGAAAATAAAGCAGTTGTCCGAAAGTAGCCGAGAGCCAACTGTTCAAGTTATTAACCAATGCATTGATAACTTATCTCAAGCAGCCCAAGCATCAATGCCAGACCAGTGTGCTTTAAGGAAAATCGTGAGAAGAAAACGTCACGAAGTTCTTGCTCCACCTCCAGCTCCAGCGTCAGCGGTTGATCTTGTTCTACCAGAGCGTTACACCACCATTGATGCCCATGGAGAGAATGAACAATTCTTGCTCGCTGACAATGGTCCTAGAGAGGATAGAATTTTGATTTTTGGACGTCGCAGCAATCTGAGGTACTTGCAACAAGCCGAGAACCTGTACGTGGATGGAACATTCAAGTCTGCCCCACCGCTTTTTGCTCag gtatatattatattggcAAGTGTTTATGGTGGTGTCATCCCAATTTTGTATGGCTTGCTGCCTAACAAGAGACGGCAAACATATGGTGAATTCTTTAGGATGGTAAAAGATGTAGCTCCTGACTTCAAACCCATGAGAATATTCTGCGACTTCGAAATAGCCGCCATCTTAGCTATTCAAGAACAGCTTGCAGAAAGTGCCATATCCGGATGTTTCTTTCATCTATCGCAGAATCTCCAGAGGCACATGGCACAGTTGGGTTTGAGATCACAGTATAACAACGAAGCCGACTTTGCCGTTCATGTTAAAATGATTTTAAGTTTGGCATTCGTCCCAATTGACCGAATTGACGATGCACTGGATCATCTTTATGCAACACTGCCTTTAGAAATCCAGGAACTTTTAAACCATTTCGAAGATAACTACGTTGGAAGACCCAACAGGAGAGGAGGTGGAAGGCGTCAACCATTGTTTCCACCAGAAATATGGAATCTGTACCAAAGAGTTCGGGATGGTGTTGACAGAACAAATAACCATGCAGAGGCGGCCAACAGAAGGATACAAAATGAATTGGGCATGGACCATCCAACGATATGGAAGTTCATTGATGCCCTAAAGAAAATTCAAGCCGGACGGGATGTTTTCCTTGAACGGCTGATTGCTGGAAACGAACCTCCAAGCAAGTTAAAGAAATATATTCAGGCAGACCAACGAATTGAAAGTCTAGTGTTAGACTACGAAAATAGAAACCTAAATGATTTTTTGAGGGGTATCGCCTATAATTTTGAAATGCGGCAAAATTAA